CGGGTTCAGGGCTTTGATCAAAATGCCGTAGGTCAGATTTTCTTCCTGGCACATCTTGATGAGCTGCTGCTTCAGGTCGTCGTAGCTTTTGCCTTCGGTGGATTTAATGAATAGATTCCCGATCTGCGCGGTCTCTCTGCCGGGAATGCCGGAACGGCCGTGGCCATTCGACTGCGGCATGTCTTTTCCCGGCCGCCGCGACATCAGGAAACTTTTCAGGACGCCCTGCTCGATCAGGGACACCCGGTGGGCCGGCACGCCTTGATCGTCGATCTGGTAATAACCCAGCAGTTCCTGGTTGCCGGCGCGCTGTGCGGTCGGGTCGTCGTAGACGGAGATGGAGCGCGGAAGCACCGGGCGGTTGAGCCGGTTGACGAGCTCGCTGCGGGTGGTCTGACCCTGCTGGTCACCCAGCGGCAAGCGCTGTCCGGAAAGATTCGGTCCCAGGACGCGCGCGAACATTTCGGCCGACGCCTGGCCGGTGAAAAGAACCGGGCCGGAGTAGTCGGCATCAAGGACGGGCGCCGAACGCAGCGCCGTCAGATCCGCCGCCATCTGCCGGATCGCCTTTGCGATATCCACTGCCGGAGGCAGCTGATCCAGCGTCGCGGCGTTGAATGGAATCCAATGCCGCAACCGCATCCCGTCGGAGGCTTGAGTCGCCGCTTCGACTTCAACCGTGACCAGAAGCGCCGGCTGCATCGTGCGGGTGCCTTCGCTGTTCGCCAGGTACCGGTGTGTCAGCTGCGCCTCCATGACTACGCTCGACTCCTGGACCTGGGGAAACTCTCTGAAAATAGCCGACCATTCGCGAAGCTGTTTCTCCCAGTGGGCTTTGTCGACGTGCAGGTCCTGCCGCGCTCCGACGGCCGTGACCGGCTTTTCCTTCGAAAAATCCGGGACTTCCTCGCCACGGACCTTGTTCTGCACGTATGCGCGTTTTCGCGCCAGCTGCTCGATGGATTGCTTGTAGGCGGAATC
This DNA window, taken from Terriglobia bacterium, encodes the following:
- a CDS encoding metallopeptidase TldD-related protein, with the translated sequence MKTRRSSAFLCFLCLLCSVPVLVGQGTPAADPVLRAMGDELQRSVTDLQFKDLEKPYFIQYTVIDQERYRASATFGALTASDMGKARILQAQVRVGGYDFDNSEFAGGGFQGAPPTGITEQAPIENDYNSIRHALWLATDSAYKQSIEQLARKRAYVQNKVRGEEVPDFSKEKPVTAVGARQDLHVDKAHWEKQLREWSAIFREFPQVQESSVVMEAQLTHRYLANSEGTRTMQPALLVTVEVEAATQASDGMRLRHWIPFNAATLDQLPPAVDIAKAIRQMAADLTALRSAPVLDADYSGPVLFTGQASAEMFARVLGPNLSGQRLPLGDQQGQTTRSELVNRLNRPVLPRSISVYDDPTAQRAGNQELLGYYQIDDQGVPAHRVSLIEQGVLKSFLMSRRPGKDMPQSNGHGRSGIPGRETAQIGNLFIKSTEGKSYDDLKQQLIKMCQEENLTYGILIKALNPDGRSAIGAPVLTYKVYVSDGHEELIRGVSAQSIPIRSLREIEAVGNDEFVVNRLTGSNELPTPTSIVAPSVLLEEVELKRPTGTQQQPATLTHPFFGS